The following is a genomic window from Effusibacillus pohliae DSM 22757.
ATCAGTATAAGAGGCAACCCCGAAACCCGCTCGCTTGCTGGGTGCCCTGGATAGTCCCCTCCATCGAGGAGAAGTTCATCAAGCGATTCCCGTGTGCCCACGGTTTACTTTTGATCGGAATCGGTTCCCTTTTTTGTTTCCATCATGACTCGGACCACTTCCCTGTTGAACAAGCGAACCCCTTCAAGCATTTCTTTCGCCTGTTTCTCATTAAAGGTCTCAATATCGTAATCCGCATCTGATCTGGCATCCATCAACATGTTGTAAAGCTTGGCCGCTTGCTTGGAAATTAACCCTTTGTTTGCCATTTCCTTATTGACATAGGCCCTGACATGGGTGTGTTTACTTGTGGACACCCCACTCGATATCATATA
Proteins encoded in this region:
- a CDS encoding HEPN domain-containing protein; the encoded protein is MSYTKKAVEVMLKKAKEKYESAEDDFLKGRYDSCVSNLYYSAYQTVTAYMISSGVSTSKHTHVRAYVNKEMANKGLISKQAAKLYNMLMDARSDADYDIETFNEKQAKEMLEGVRLFNREVVRVMMETKKGTDSDQK